Proteins from a single region of Psilocybe cubensis strain MGC-MH-2018 chromosome 3, whole genome shotgun sequence:
- a CDS encoding b(0,+)-type amino acid transporter 1, whose product MSNSARDDYVVLKNSMTFPPSPPLSRHSNDSDDSLRALEVSHGPASTSHRAGRGRSYSITGFDFQHDLLPLSASVTDPGNLHAESTEKNISLINGIALVVGLQIGSGIFSSPGVVVANTHSVGASLIVWFASGLLAWTGASSFAELGSAIPQNGGAQAYLSYAYGPLVSYLFAWTAIIALKPGGNAVISLIFAEYLNRMFWHSTQADVSPDEIPQWAIKLTAIGAIVVVTILCVAAKKLGTRVAVVFTTVKILVTVLGIVQLARGKASSSLREPLFAGSSTSPSSYSLAFYSGLWAFDGWDQANFVGGEISHPEKNIPRAIHSSMILVTLLFLLANISYFVVLDKTTVGLSNTVAMDFGRALFGPIGGTLFAFMVAFSCFGALNGSFFTSSRLVYAASRERYLPAVFGKLHSTRRTPLNAALLQSGITIAFILIGSGFRSLINFSVVASWAFYFLTVLGLVILRIKEPMLERPYKTWIITPLTFCGVALFLLCMPIIAAPAEAIAVLAFVLAGIPVYYMTQSPEDEGQSRIALWFGSLMDRLRGRSRAADGWQAVATDNEETMELRPARDRFFSEHTYKFDVKMTCSGCSGAVTRVLEKAKADGVSSFTVNLETQEVLVNGTLPYDDVLARIKKTGKEVRSGTVVA is encoded by the exons TGGAAGGTCGTATTCAATAACTGGATTCGATTTCCAGCATGATCTA CTGCCGCTGAGCGCCAGTGTAACTGACCCTGGAAATTTGCACGCTGAGAGCACGGAGAAAAATATCAGTCTGATTAATG GCATTGCTTTGGTGGTGGGCTTGCAG ATTGGTTCTGGAATATT CTCATCTCCGGGAGTAGTGGTTGCTAATACCCACAGCGTGGGCGCGAGTTTGATAGTGTGGTTTGCCTCTGGTCTACTGGCTTGGACAGGGGCAAGCAGTTTCGCTGAACTTGGATCTGCCATTCCTCAAAATGGAGGTGCCCAGGCTTACCTCTCTTACGCTTATGGTCCCCTGGTTTCCTATCTTTTTGCCTGGACAGCAATCATCGCTCTAAAACCAG GCGGCAATGCTGTTATCAGCCTCATTTTTGCTGAATATCTGAATCGAATGTTTTGGCACAGTACACAAGCCGATGTATCACCGGATGAAATCCCACAATGGGCAATCAAACTTACTGCAATTGGGGCAATCGTTGTAGTCACGATTCTCTGCGTCGCTGCTAAGAAGCTGGGAACGCGTGTTGCAGTGGTTTTCACAACTGTTAAA ATTCTTGTGACGGTCTTGGGGATTGTACAACTCGCCCGCGGAAAAGCTTCCAGCTCTCTTCGAGAGCCCCTTTTTGCTGGGTCGAGTACAAGTCCATCGTCGTATTCTCTTGCCTTCTACTCTGGATTATGGGCCTTTGACGGCTGGGATCAAGCTAATTTTGTGGGCGGGGAAATTAGCCACCCGGAAAAAAATATACCGCGTGCTATTCACTCTAGCATGATACTTGTAACC CTCTTATTCTTGTTAGCTAATATCTCTTATTTTGTTGTTCTGGATAAA ACTACTGTTGGGCTGAGCAATACTGTGGCGATGGATTTTGGGAGAGCTTTGTTTGGACCCATTGGTGGTACACTGTTTGCATTCATGGTCgcattttcttgttttggAGCCTTGAATG GTTCTTTTTTCACTTCGTCAAGATTGGTGTATGCAGCGAGCCGGGAACGCTATCTGCCGGCGGTGTTCGGTAAACTGCATTCGACTCGCCGGACTCCATTGAATGCTGCGCTTTTACAATCTGGGATCACCATCGCATTCATTTTAATTGGAAGTGGCTTTCGGTCTCTGATCAATTTCTCAGTTGTTGCTTCTTGGGCGTTCTATTTCCTGACG GTTTTGGGTCTAGTGATACTGAGAATCAAAGAACCTATGTTAGAAAG ACCATATAAAACATGGATTATAACTCCCCTCACATTCTGCGGT GTTGCTCTATTCCTTCTTTGCATGCCCATCATAGCTGCTCCTGCAGAGGCTATTGCTGTGTTGG CCTTTGTGCTTGCAGGTATTCCTGTATACTATATGACACAATCACCGGAAGACGAAGGGCAATCGCGCATAGCTC TATGGTTTGGAAGTCTTATGGATAGACTTCGCGGTCGTTCAAGAGCAGCGGATGGATGGCAAGCAGTCGCTACAGATAATGAAGAGACAATGGAGCTTCGCCCTGCTCG AGACCGCTTCTTT AGTGAGCATACCTACAAATTCGATGTCAAG ATGACTTGCTCTGGCTGCTCCGGCGCCGTCACTCGCGTTCTCGAGAAGGCCAAAGCCGACG GTGTTTCCTCGTTCACGGTGAACCTTGAGACCCAGGAGGTTCTTGTCAATGGTACTCTTCCCTACGACGACGTTCTTGCCAGGATTAAGAAGACGGGAAAAGAG GTTCGTTCTGGAACAGTAGTAGCTTGA